In Fusobacterium perfoetens, one genomic interval encodes:
- a CDS encoding extracellular solute-binding protein — MNLKKFLAGFIILFSFAGCSFKESDSKKLSVKKAEGTVISENPQEFTIFAIHLGKAFNGELPVFNKAFEMTNIKLKGIASKNQSDEVLAFNLMMAAGELPDIIAYELPEELEKLGAEGKVIPLEELVNKYAPNIKKFWEENPGYKKDAVAADGHIYMIPNYNDYDSISTSQGYYIRKDWLKRLGLKDPKTLEELYVVLKAFREKDPNGNGVKDEIPLFLRGNTSKKIISSLADIFKAEYSWYSKDEKGPVFGPAEPEYKDAIRELAKWYREGLIDSEVFTRDVSSRDYILNNNLGGFTCDWFSSTGNYNSRLGNAIPGFDFSVILPVEYKGKRTTSFARENYLGGWSITKAAKNPVEIIKYFDFWYTEEGRRLWNFGVEGDTYVMENGKPKFTDKVLKNPDGIIPLMVLRGEGAQYRLGMFQDGENERQWADPEAVSAMDLYIKSGVVKSHMPILKYTKEETAELSKIDSQLYSIAEEMTQKWILGVSDVDKDWKNYMRRLRSVGLKRAEEIQRQAYKRFMEK, encoded by the coding sequence ATGAATTTAAAAAAATTTCTTGCAGGATTTATTATTCTTTTCAGTTTTGCAGGATGCAGTTTCAAGGAAAGTGATAGTAAAAAATTATCTGTAAAAAAGGCAGAAGGAACAGTCATAAGTGAAAATCCTCAGGAATTTACAATATTTGCAATTCATTTAGGAAAAGCTTTTAATGGAGAGCTTCCTGTTTTTAATAAAGCTTTTGAAATGACTAATATAAAACTTAAAGGAATAGCTTCTAAAAATCAAAGTGATGAAGTTTTAGCATTCAATCTTATGATGGCAGCAGGAGAACTTCCTGATATAATAGCTTATGAACTTCCAGAAGAACTAGAAAAATTAGGAGCAGAAGGAAAAGTTATTCCCCTTGAAGAACTTGTTAATAAATATGCACCAAATATAAAAAAGTTCTGGGAAGAAAATCCAGGTTACAAAAAAGATGCAGTTGCAGCTGATGGTCATATATATATGATTCCAAACTATAATGATTATGATAGCATAAGTACATCACAAGGTTATTATATAAGAAAAGACTGGTTAAAAAGATTGGGACTTAAAGATCCTAAAACATTGGAAGAACTATATGTTGTCCTTAAAGCTTTCAGAGAAAAAGATCCTAATGGAAATGGAGTTAAAGATGAAATACCTCTTTTTTTAAGAGGAAATACATCAAAAAAAATAATTTCATCTCTTGCAGATATTTTTAAGGCAGAATACAGCTGGTATAGCAAAGATGAAAAAGGCCCTGTTTTTGGACCAGCAGAACCTGAATATAAAGATGCAATAAGAGAACTTGCAAAATGGTATAGAGAAGGTCTTATTGATTCAGAAGTATTTACAAGAGATGTTTCTTCAAGAGATTATATTTTAAATAATAATCTTGGAGGATTTACATGTGATTGGTTTTCAAGTACAGGAAACTACAATAGCAGACTTGGAAATGCTATTCCAGGATTTGATTTTTCAGTAATTCTTCCTGTTGAGTATAAAGGAAAAAGAACTACATCATTTGCAAGGGAAAATTATCTTGGAGGATGGTCAATAACAAAAGCAGCTAAAAATCCAGTTGAAATAATTAAATATTTTGATTTCTGGTATACTGAAGAAGGAAGAAGACTGTGGAACTTTGGAGTTGAAGGAGATACATATGTTATGGAAAATGGAAAACCAAAGTTTACAGATAAAGTCTTAAAAAATCCTGATGGAATTATTCCACTTATGGTATTAAGAGGAGAAGGAGCACAATACAGACTAGGAATGTTTCAGGATGGAGAAAATGAAAGACAATGGGCAGATCCTGAAGCTGTTTCTGCAATGGATCTTTATATAAAATCAGGTGTGGTAAAATCTCATATGCCAATATTAAAATATACAAAAGAAGAAACAGCAGAACTTTCTAAAATAGATAGTCAACTTTATTCAATAGCAGAAGAAATGACACAAAAATGGATACTTGGAGTATCTGATGTTGATAAAGACTGGAAAAATTATATGAGGCGTTTAAGAAGTGTAGGTCTTAAAAGAGCAGAGGAAATTCAGAGACAGGCATATAAAAGATTTATGGAAAAATAA
- a CDS encoding polysaccharide lyase family 8 super-sandwich domain-containing protein, producing MMERTVMLDRRKEYLAGAEKIPQETLDFLNKELKRILSEKFDYSEIGKDINLLKKFYKDTLTLAKGYTVKGTEYEKNADVLKLVEERLSMGQKYFYNKNCAEHTNWWVWEIDIPMLLNDIFVLMNEDISKDIMKEVMDSGRYFQPDPRYSGNNEGAIYTTKLPLRFSTAEHRAETVKVSLIRGILENNKDEIKLALNSLIEAWAYKDDSYSLDRNGFYRDGSFLHHGSIPYTAKYGNIILREIGEIIHLVRKTEYEKYLLGLKNFYDIIFTSFEPFFFKGGFTDMLNGRGISDYTSHDHKTGHEMLNSLLLIKEDAPEEYKSKLAELIKSEVEKDTFYKYFENEKSPFFYNHMKELLEENIEIKEYKDRLVICNKMNRIMRRAENYAVGITMHSSNIGNYETRNGENIKGWYTGDGAYYLYDNDLEQYKDYWKNVDYNYIPGTTEIRMNMENVDAQRNPEHKPLDRKSAAGLKWHYYGAAGMEFENWNGNLTSRKSWVFVSWGVIFAESCIKGKGEVYTTIANRKFKEVPEIKVDGKILDEERAVLKADNVEINGKIFMFYKKTEINIEIEKKEDCCFVKMWVEHGENPVNSSLVWGLVMNKGNMSLDEIREKFGVKITEGKHLINGIQCNYEINWDSKVKVEPFCTVYRKEDNRESRIYLNNNY from the coding sequence ATGATGGAAAGAACAGTTATGCTGGACAGAAGAAAAGAATATTTAGCAGGTGCTGAAAAGATTCCACAGGAAACACTTGATTTTTTAAACAAAGAGTTAAAAAGAATATTATCAGAAAAATTTGATTATTCTGAAATAGGAAAAGATATAAATCTTTTAAAAAAATTCTATAAAGATACTCTTACTCTTGCAAAGGGATATACAGTAAAAGGAACAGAATATGAAAAAAATGCAGATGTTTTAAAGTTAGTTGAAGAAAGACTTTCAATGGGGCAGAAGTATTTCTACAATAAAAATTGTGCAGAACATACTAATTGGTGGGTATGGGAAATAGATATCCCAATGCTTTTAAATGATATTTTTGTTTTAATGAATGAAGATATATCAAAAGATATAATGAAAGAAGTTATGGACTCTGGAAGATATTTTCAGCCAGATCCAAGATATTCAGGAAACAATGAGGGAGCTATATATACAACTAAACTTCCTCTTAGATTTTCAACAGCAGAACATAGAGCAGAAACAGTAAAAGTTTCCCTTATAAGAGGAATACTTGAAAATAATAAAGATGAAATAAAACTTGCTCTTAATTCTCTTATAGAAGCATGGGCATATAAAGATGACAGCTATTCTCTTGATAGAAATGGATTCTATAGAGATGGATCATTCCTTCATCATGGAAGTATTCCATATACTGCTAAATACGGAAATATAATTTTAAGAGAAATAGGAGAAATTATTCATCTTGTAAGAAAAACAGAGTATGAAAAATATCTTCTTGGTCTTAAAAATTTCTACGACATAATTTTTACTTCTTTTGAACCATTCTTCTTTAAAGGTGGATTTACAGATATGCTTAATGGAAGAGGGATTTCAGATTATACTAGCCACGATCACAAAACAGGACATGAAATGCTTAATTCGCTTCTTCTAATTAAAGAAGATGCTCCTGAAGAATATAAAAGCAAATTAGCTGAACTTATAAAATCAGAAGTTGAAAAAGATACTTTCTATAAATATTTTGAAAATGAAAAATCTCCTTTCTTTTATAATCATATGAAAGAATTATTAGAAGAAAATATTGAAATAAAAGAATATAAAGACAGACTTGTAATATGCAATAAAATGAACAGAATAATGAGAAGAGCAGAAAATTATGCTGTAGGAATTACAATGCATTCTTCAAATATTGGAAATTATGAAACTAGAAATGGAGAAAATATAAAAGGATGGTATACAGGAGACGGAGCATATTATCTTTATGATAATGATTTAGAGCAATATAAAGATTACTGGAAAAATGTAGATTATAACTATATTCCAGGAACAACAGAAATAAGAATGAATATGGAAAATGTTGATGCTCAGAGAAATCCTGAACATAAACCTCTTGACAGAAAAAGTGCAGCTGGTCTTAAATGGCATTATTATGGAGCTGCAGGAATGGAATTTGAAAACTGGAATGGTAATCTTACAAGTAGAAAATCTTGGGTTTTTGTAAGCTGGGGTGTAATATTTGCTGAAAGTTGCATAAAAGGAAAAGGTGAAGTTTATACAACAATTGCAAATAGAAAATTTAAAGAAGTTCCTGAAATAAAAGTTGATGGAAAAATTTTAGATGAGGAAAGAGCAGTATTAAAAGCAGATAATGTTGAAATTAATGGAAAAATATTTATGTTCTACAAAAAAACAGAAATAAATATTGAAATAGAGAAAAAAGAAGATTGCTGTTTTGTAAAAATGTGGGTTGAACATGGAGAAAATCCTGTAAATAGTTCTCTTGTATGGGGACTTGTAATGAATAAAGGAAATATGTCTCTTGATGAAATAAGAGAAAAGTTTGGTGTTAAAATAACAGAAGGAAAACACTTGATTAATGGAATTCAATGTAATTATGAAATTAACTGGGATTCAAAAGTAAAAGTAGAACCATTCTGTACAGTTTATAGAAAAGAAGATAATAGGGAAAGTAGAATATATCTAAATAATAATTATTAA
- a CDS encoding phosphopentomutase: protein MKKYKRIFTIVVDSLGIGAMDDSEKFGDKGVDTLGHIAESVKTFNIPNLQKLGMANLHPMKNVSPVENPLGYFMEMNETSVGKDTMTGHWEMMGLNIDKPFKTFTDTGFPKELIDELEKRTGHKVIGNKSASGTEILDELAEEEIATGNMIVYTSADSVLQICGNEETFGLDELYRCCEIARELTLKDEWKVGRIIARPYVGKKKGEFKRTSNRHDYALKPYGRTALNALKDSNFDVISVGKINDIFDTEGITEAYKSKSSVHGMEQTIEIAEKDFTGLCYVNLVDFDALWGHRRDPIGYAQELEKFDVKLGELLGKLHEDDLLIITADHGNDPTYTGTDHTRERVPFIAYSPSMKGHGQLDRASTFAVIGATIADNFDVKMPENTIGTSILGKLV from the coding sequence ATGAAAAAATATAAAAGAATATTCACAATTGTTGTGGATTCACTTGGAATAGGAGCAATGGACGATTCAGAAAAATTTGGAGATAAAGGTGTTGATACCCTTGGTCATATTGCAGAAAGTGTAAAAACTTTTAATATTCCTAATCTTCAAAAACTTGGAATGGCTAATCTTCACCCTATGAAAAATGTAAGTCCTGTGGAAAATCCTCTTGGATATTTCATGGAAATGAATGAAACAAGTGTAGGAAAAGATACAATGACAGGACACTGGGAAATGATGGGGCTTAATATAGATAAACCTTTTAAAACATTTACAGACACAGGTTTTCCTAAAGAACTTATTGATGAACTTGAAAAAAGAACAGGTCATAAAGTAATAGGAAATAAAAGTGCAAGTGGAACAGAGATTCTTGATGAACTTGCAGAAGAAGAGATTGCAACAGGAAATATGATAGTATATACTTCAGCAGACTCAGTTCTTCAAATCTGTGGAAATGAAGAAACTTTTGGACTTGATGAACTTTACAGATGCTGTGAAATTGCAAGAGAACTTACACTTAAAGATGAATGGAAAGTTGGAAGAATTATTGCAAGACCATATGTTGGAAAGAAAAAAGGGGAGTTTAAAAGAACTTCAAACAGACATGACTATGCTTTAAAACCATATGGAAGAACAGCTTTAAATGCCCTTAAAGACAGTAATTTTGATGTTATTTCAGTTGGAAAAATAAATGATATTTTTGACACAGAAGGAATAACAGAAGCATATAAATCAAAGAGTTCAGTTCATGGAATGGAACAGACAATAGAAATAGCAGAAAAAGATTTTACAGGTTTATGTTATGTAAATCTAGTTGACTTTGATGCTCTTTGGGGACATAGAAGAGATCCTATAGGATATGCTCAAGAACTTGAAAAATTTGATGTAAAACTTGGGGAACTTTTAGGAAAACTTCATGAGGATGATCTTTTAATAATAACAGCTGACCATGGAAATGATCCTACATACACTGGAACAGATCACACAAGAGAAAGAGTTCCTTTTATCGCTTACTCTCCTTCAATGAAAGGACATGGACAACTTGACAGAGCTTCAACATTTGCTGTTATAGGAGCAACTATTGCAGACAATTTTGATGTTAAGATGCCTGAAAATACAATAGGAACTTCAATTCTTGGTAAACTAGTTTAG
- the deoD gene encoding purine-nucleoside phosphorylase, protein MPTPHNQAKVGEIAKNVLMPGDPLRAKFIAETFLTNVRLVNTVRNMFAFTGEYKGKEITVMASGMGMPSIGIYSYELYSQYGVENIVRVGSAGAYTDKLDLFDVVLAESAWSESSFAKTQNGYDKDVTYPDAELNEKIMKTAERLEIPVHLDRIHSSDVFYTESNVDGYKEISAKHGCTCVEMESFALFHNAKVLGKKAACLLTISDSFTSEKKATAEERQTAFVNMMKIALETFC, encoded by the coding sequence ATAACCAAGCAAAAGTTGGAGAAATAGCAAAAAATGTATTAATGCCAGGAGATCCTTTAAGAGCAAAATTTATAGCTGAGACATTTCTTACAAATGTAAGACTTGTAAATACAGTAAGAAATATGTTTGCTTTTACAGGTGAATATAAAGGAAAAGAAATTACAGTAATGGCTTCAGGAATGGGAATGCCTTCAATAGGAATTTATTCTTATGAACTTTATTCTCAATATGGAGTTGAAAATATAGTTCGTGTAGGATCAGCAGGAGCTTATACAGATAAACTTGATCTTTTTGATGTTGTTCTTGCAGAAAGTGCATGGAGTGAATCATCTTTTGCAAAAACACAAAATGGATATGATAAAGATGTAACTTATCCAGATGCAGAGCTTAATGAAAAAATAATGAAAACAGCAGAAAGACTTGAAATTCCTGTTCATCTTGACAGAATTCACTCAAGTGATGTTTTCTATACAGAAAGCAATGTTGACGGATATAAAGAAATAAGTGCTAAACATGGATGTACTTGTGTAGAGATGGAAAGTTTTGCGCTTTTCCATAATGCAAAAGTTCTTGGAAAAAAAGCAGCTTGTCTTTTAACAATATCAGACAGCTTTACATCTGAAAAGAAAGCAACAGCAGAAGAGAGACAGACAGCTTTCGTTAATATGATGAAAATTGCCCTTGAAACTTTCTGTTAA
- the kduI gene encoding 5-dehydro-4-deoxy-D-glucuronate isomerase: protein MKLDVRYANHPEDSKHYTTEELRKHYFIETIFVADDANLTYSHVDRIIAGGIMPVTKEVKLEGSKELGSEFFLERRELGVINIGGPGKIVVDGVEYKMNSRDGLYVGMGSKELTFSSDDAENPAKFYVNSAPAHTTYPIVKIDIEKANPVKLGSLANSNERTIFQYVHPAVCKSCQLLMGMTVLEPNNMWNTMPCHTHERRMEVYFYFNMQPETRVFHLMGEPTETRHIIVGNEQGVISPSWSIHSGVGTSNYTFIWGMVGENQTFTDMDHVAMEDLR from the coding sequence ATGAAATTAGATGTAAGATATGCAAATCACCCAGAAGATTCAAAACATTATACAACTGAAGAATTAAGAAAACATTACTTTATAGAAACTATATTTGTTGCAGATGATGCAAACTTAACTTATTCTCATGTTGACAGAATAATTGCAGGAGGAATCATGCCTGTAACTAAAGAAGTTAAACTTGAAGGAAGCAAAGAATTAGGTTCTGAATTTTTCTTAGAAAGAAGAGAACTTGGAGTAATCAATATCGGAGGACCTGGAAAAATAGTTGTTGACGGTGTTGAATACAAAATGAATTCAAGAGACGGACTTTATGTAGGAATGGGTTCTAAAGAATTAACATTCTCATCTGACGATGCAGAAAACCCTGCTAAATTCTATGTAAACTCAGCTCCAGCACATACAACATATCCAATCGTAAAAATTGATATAGAAAAAGCAAACCCTGTTAAATTAGGAAGCCTTGCTAACTCAAACGAAAGAACAATATTCCAATATGTTCACCCTGCAGTATGTAAATCTTGTCAATTACTTATGGGAATGACAGTTCTTGAGCCAAACAATATGTGGAACACAATGCCTTGCCACACTCATGAAAGAAGAATGGAAGTTTACTTCTACTTCAACATGCAACCTGAAACAAGAGTATTCCACTTAATGGGAGAACCAACAGAAACAAGACACATAATCGTTGGAAATGAACAAGGAGTAATCTCTCCATCTTGGTCAATTCACTCTGGTGTAGGAACAAGTAACTACACATTTATCTGGGGAATGGTTGGAGAAAACCAAACATTTACAGATATGGACCATGTAGCTATGGAAGATTTAAGATAA
- the deoC gene encoding deoxyribose-phosphate aldolase: MDREKIFAAVDHTLLGQTATWAEIKEILDDGIKYKAASACIPASYVKQAKEYVGDKLPICTVIGFPNGYSTTAVKVFETKDAIENGADEIDMVINIGLLKDKKYDLVKEEIEKIHEACDGRILKVIIETCLLTEEEKIKMCEIVTESGAEYIKTSTGFSTGGATFDDVALMRKYVGENVKVKAAGGISSFEDAEKFMELGAERLGTSRLVKIAKAGKPVNDNSY; this comes from the coding sequence ATGGACAGAGAAAAAATATTTGCAGCTGTTGATCATACTCTTTTAGGTCAAACAGCAACATGGGCAGAAATAAAAGAAATATTAGATGATGGAATAAAATATAAAGCAGCTTCAGCATGTATTCCAGCTTCTTATGTAAAGCAAGCTAAAGAATATGTTGGAGATAAACTTCCTATCTGTACAGTAATAGGGTTTCCTAATGGATACAGCACAACTGCTGTAAAAGTTTTTGAAACAAAAGATGCAATAGAAAATGGTGCAGATGAAATTGATATGGTTATCAATATTGGACTTTTAAAAGATAAAAAATATGATCTTGTAAAAGAAGAAATAGAAAAAATTCATGAAGCATGTGACGGAAGAATTTTAAAAGTTATAATTGAAACTTGTCTTTTAACAGAAGAAGAAAAAATTAAAATGTGTGAAATAGTAACTGAATCAGGAGCAGAATATATTAAAACTTCTACAGGATTTTCTACAGGAGGAGCAACTTTTGATGATGTGGCTCTTATGAGAAAATATGTAGGAGAAAATGTAAAAGTTAAAGCTGCAGGAGGAATTTCATCATTTGAAGATGCTGAAAAGTTTATGGAACTTGGGGCAGAAAGACTTGGAACTAGCAGACTTGTAAAAATAGCAAAAGCTGGAAAACCTGTAAACGACAATTCATATTAA
- a CDS encoding OmpG porin family protein encodes MKKIIFVFAALFAFCSLLYAEDVKKESKWTGRIIPRVEVEDTHSYGEEDAPPQLWIKKVNGILKHKDYSNWTFIYEIREAEWGTDYLFDEVNSKQMYRVYPGIQYSRKFTDKLTLGVTVRDRWQYQETAKGKTDFKVNSYRIAPKFVYQITDKLDFHGEVYFMKDIFYDRNPEKSKIQRNSTGYEITGVGFTYRFSPGMYFMADYWEEGWEKEHRSKYDGDKMRHQQIRPRLALKLNEKDTLELYGRIQILGDQVTRDDKKGKIEVKRNRYGFDFIHKIDESFTVNVGFAVEPEIREKTYEGNVKKRDWYYYTGRLVYKF; translated from the coding sequence ATGAAAAAGATTATATTTGTGTTTGCAGCATTATTTGCTTTCTGTTCTTTATTATATGCTGAAGATGTTAAAAAGGAATCAAAATGGACAGGGCGTATTATTCCAAGGGTTGAGGTTGAAGATACACATAGTTATGGAGAGGAAGATGCACCACCTCAGTTATGGATAAAAAAAGTAAATGGAATATTAAAACATAAGGACTATTCAAACTGGACATTTATATATGAAATTCGTGAAGCTGAATGGGGAACTGATTATCTTTTTGATGAGGTAAATTCTAAGCAGATGTACAGAGTATATCCTGGAATTCAGTATTCAAGAAAATTTACAGATAAATTAACTCTTGGAGTGACAGTAAGAGACAGATGGCAGTATCAAGAAACAGCTAAAGGAAAAACAGATTTTAAAGTAAATTCCTATAGAATAGCTCCAAAATTTGTTTATCAAATTACAGATAAACTTGATTTTCATGGAGAAGTATATTTTATGAAAGATATATTTTATGACCGTAATCCTGAAAAATCAAAAATTCAAAGAAATAGTACAGGTTATGAAATTACAGGAGTAGGATTTACATATAGATTTAGTCCAGGTATGTATTTTATGGCAGACTATTGGGAAGAAGGATGGGAAAAAGAGCATAGAAGTAAGTATGATGGAGATAAAATGAGACATCAGCAAATAAGACCAAGACTTGCTCTAAAATTAAATGAAAAAGATACTCTTGAACTTTATGGAAGAATTCAGATACTTGGAGATCAGGTTACAAGAGATGATAAAAAAGGAAAAATAGAAGTAAAAAGAAACAGATATGGTTTTGATTTTATACATAAAATAGATGAAAGCTTTACAGTAAATGTAGGTTTTGCTGTTGAACCTGAAATAAGAGAAAAAACTTATGAAGGTAATGTAAAGAAAAGAGACTGGTATTACTATACAGGGCGTTTAGTATATAAATTCTAG
- a CDS encoding polysaccharide lyase family 8 super-sandwich domain-containing protein, translating into MIEKISILNKRREYLEGNGFTPVDTVTFLNQSITRILIEDENSGFDEREKNIEEIKRFYENTLILTRAYKSVGTNYYNDMDILKLIEERLKQGEENFYNRNIKINENSQYTFEIEIPLIIIDILIMTEGKLKEKIFNSVLETIEYFQPDSRYIGHHMENFGFSHGAWRAKAVKISFLKGLLSKNENEMILALGALSEVWEYKDDSCSLNRDGFYRDGSFLSRSIADAGGDGAEIIHSSAEIIYLISESGYEKYLKGIKNFYDIILKSFEPFFFKGAFSNIIAGKKEYDHKIGHKIINAFLLAGICAPKEYKDKILKVVKREIEKERTYKYFENEKSSFLCSKMNELLSRDDIETEEYKDQVIVCNNMDRVIKRNKDYSIGIAMHSSTVGNYECRDLKKSKYWFTGDGAYCLYDEDTEQYKDYWENVDYNYIPGTTEIKMNMENINAQRNYKTGYAERNMTGALKWHYYGTAGMDFINWNGDLTSRKSWFFVSWGVIFAESCITGKGEVYTTVANRKFKNIPVIKADGKEIKDRDIKIKTEFLEIDGRIYMFYEKTEINLSVEKRGEYYFVKVWKEYGTDPINRNFVWAIVMKNIDTKDLREKFAVTLTEDKHLLKGEKCNYVVNWRAEELTEPFCVIYRKDDNRESRMYIKNY; encoded by the coding sequence ATGATAGAAAAAATAAGTATATTAAACAAAAGAAGAGAGTATCTTGAAGGAAATGGATTTACTCCAGTTGATACTGTTACTTTTTTAAATCAAAGTATTACAAGAATACTTATAGAAGATGAAAATTCGGGATTTGATGAGAGAGAAAAAAATATTGAAGAAATAAAAAGATTTTATGAAAACACTTTAATTCTTACAAGAGCTTATAAATCAGTTGGAACTAATTATTATAATGATATGGATATTCTTAAATTGATAGAAGAAAGATTAAAACAAGGAGAAGAAAATTTTTATAATAGAAATATTAAAATTAATGAAAACAGTCAGTATACATTTGAAATAGAGATACCTCTTATAATAATTGATATTCTTATTATGACAGAAGGAAAATTAAAAGAAAAAATATTTAATTCTGTTCTTGAAACAATAGAATACTTTCAACCAGATTCAAGATATATAGGACATCATATGGAAAATTTTGGATTTTCTCACGGAGCATGGAGGGCAAAAGCTGTAAAGATTTCTTTTTTAAAGGGGCTTTTATCAAAAAATGAAAATGAAATGATTCTTGCCTTAGGGGCTTTATCTGAAGTTTGGGAATATAAAGATGACAGTTGTTCTCTTAATAGAGACGGATTTTACAGAGACGGATCTTTCTTAAGCAGAAGTATAGCAGATGCAGGAGGAGATGGAGCAGAAATAATTCATAGTTCTGCAGAAATAATTTATCTTATATCAGAGAGTGGTTATGAAAAATATTTGAAAGGAATAAAAAATTTTTATGATATAATCCTTAAATCTTTTGAACCATTTTTCTTTAAAGGAGCTTTCAGTAATATAATTGCAGGAAAAAAAGAATATGATCATAAGATAGGGCATAAAATAATAAATGCTTTTCTTCTTGCAGGAATATGTGCTCCAAAAGAATATAAAGACAAAATATTAAAAGTTGTAAAAAGAGAGATAGAAAAAGAAAGAACTTATAAATATTTTGAAAATGAAAAATCATCATTTTTATGCAGTAAAATGAATGAACTTTTAAGCAGAGATGATATAGAAACAGAAGAATATAAAGATCAAGTTATAGTGTGCAATAATATGGACAGAGTAATAAAAAGAAATAAAGATTATTCTATAGGTATTGCAATGCATTCAAGCACTGTAGGAAATTATGAATGTAGAGATTTAAAAAAAAGTAAATACTGGTTCACAGGAGATGGAGCATATTGCCTTTATGACGAAGATACAGAGCAGTATAAAGATTATTGGGAAAATGTAGATTATAACTATATTCCAGGAACAACAGAAATAAAAATGAATATGGAAAATATTAATGCTCAGAGAAATTATAAAACTGGATATGCTGAAAGAAATATGACGGGAGCTCTTAAATGGCATTATTATGGAACAGCAGGAATGGACTTTATAAACTGGAATGGAGACTTAACAAGCAGAAAATCATGGTTTTTTGTAAGCTGGGGAGTTATATTTGCTGAAAGCTGTATAACAGGAAAAGGTGAAGTTTATACAACAGTTGCAAATAGAAAATTTAAAAATATTCCAGTAATAAAAGCAGATGGAAAAGAAATAAAAGATAGGGATATAAAAATAAAAACAGAATTTCTTGAAATAGATGGAAGAATATACATGTTCTATGAAAAAACAGAAATTAATCTTTCTGTTGAAAAAAGAGGGGAATATTATTTTGTTAAAGTATGGAAGGAATATGGAACAGATCCTATAAATAGAAACTTTGTATGGGCAATTGTTATGAAAAATATAGACACAAAGGATTTGAGAGAAAAATTTGCAGTTACTTTAACTGAGGATAAACATCTTCTAAAGGGAGAAAAATGTAATTATGTAGTGAATTGGAGAGCCGAAGAATTAACAGAACCATTCTGTGTAATATACAGAAAAGATGATAACAGAGAGAGCAGAATGTATATTAAGAACTATTAA
- the kduD gene encoding 2-dehydro-3-deoxy-D-gluconate 5-dehydrogenase KduD, protein MLDKFSMDFFSLKGKVAIVTGGNTGLGQAYVVALAKAGADMFVVTYDTAWDETRELVEKEGRKIHFFQADLTDRAQVTACVEECVKVYGKIDILVNNAGTIRRAPLLEYKDSDWEAVININLNSVYYLSQDVAKIMAKQGGGKIINVASMLAFQGGKFVPPYTASKHGVAGITKAFANELAPLNIQTNAIAPGYIKTANTAPIRADEKRNAEILSRIPAERWADPFDLMGAIVFLASKASDYVNGHILAVDGGWLVR, encoded by the coding sequence ATGTTAGACAAATTTTCAATGGATTTCTTTTCATTAAAAGGAAAGGTAGCAATAGTAACAGGTGGAAACACAGGATTAGGACAAGCATATGTTGTAGCACTTGCTAAAGCAGGAGCAGATATGTTTGTTGTAACTTACGATACAGCATGGGACGAAACAAGAGAATTAGTAGAAAAAGAAGGAAGAAAAATTCACTTCTTCCAAGCTGATTTAACTGACAGAGCTCAGGTAACAGCTTGTGTTGAAGAATGTGTAAAAGTATACGGAAAAATAGATATATTAGTAAATAATGCTGGAACTATAAGAAGAGCTCCTCTTCTTGAATATAAAGATTCTGACTGGGAAGCAGTTATAAACATTAACTTAAACTCAGTTTACTACTTAAGCCAAGATGTAGCTAAAATAATGGCTAAACAAGGTGGAGGAAAAATAATTAATGTTGCTTCAATGTTAGCATTCCAAGGTGGAAAATTTGTACCTCCATACACAGCAAGTAAACACGGTGTTGCAGGTATAACTAAAGCATTTGCAAATGAATTAGCTCCATTAAACATTCAAACAAATGCAATAGCTCCAGGATATATTAAAACAGCTAACACAGCTCCAATAAGAGCAGATGAAAAAAGAAATGCAGAAATTTTATCAAGAATACCAGCTGAAAGATGGGCAGATCCATTTGATTTAATGGGAGCAATCGTATTCTTAGCAAGTAAAGCATCAGATTATGTAAATGGACATATTTTAGCAGTTGACGGTGGATGGCTAGTTAGATAA